Below is a window of Synechococcus sp. MW101C3 DNA.
GATCAGGCCACCGCGAGGGCCGCGCAGGGTCTTGTGGGTGGTGGTGGTGACCACATGGCAGTGGGGGACAGGGCTGGGGTGCACACCTGCGGCCACCAAACCGGCGATGTGGGCCATGTCGGCCAGCAGATAGGCGCCCACCTCATCGGCGATGGCGCGGAAAGCGGCGAAATCGATCGTGCGGGGGTAAGCGGAATAACCGCAGATGATGAGCTTGGGCCGGTGCTCGAGCGCCAGCTCGCGGATGTGGGCGAAATCGAGCTGTTCGGTGTCGGGGGAAACGCCGTAGTGCACGGCCTTGAACCACTTGCCCGACACGTTCACAGGAGAGCCGTGGGTGAGGTGGCCGCCGTGGGAGAGGTCCATGCCCAGGATCGTGTCGCCCGGCTGCAGCAGAGCCAGGAACACGGCGAAGTTGGCCTGGGCGCCGCTGTGGGGCTGCACGTTCGCCCAGTCGGCGCCGAACAGCTGGCGGGCGCGGGCGATGGCCAGCTCCTCGATCGCATCAACGTGCTCGCAGCCGCCGTAGTAGCGCTTGTGGGGCAGGCCCTCGGCGTACTTGTTGGTCAGCACCGAGCCCTGGGCTTCCATCACGGCCCGGGACGTGAAGTTCTCGCTGGCGATCAGCTCGAGATGGTGCTGCTGACGCTCCTGCTCCTTGCCGATCAGGGCGGCGATGGCGGGATCGCCGCTCGCCAGGGAATGGTTGAGGGCCTCGCCGCTGGAGTCCGTCATCGATCGGTACGTCGCCTGATGGAACGGATCGTAGGAAATCGACCCACCCGCAGGGCTGCTGGCACGGAAGCGCAAAAAAAACCGCCCGGGTGGGCGGTGAGAGGAAACGAAAACGGGAAACGTTGAAAGCGCGCCTGGAGAGATTCGAACTCCCGACCCTCTGATCCGTAGTCAGATGCTCTAATCCGCTGAGCTACAAGCGCTTGCCCACACATTCTCACCGCACGGAGGGCCCTTCCGTCAACAGGCCCAGGCCCTGGGGCCACAATCGAGGCAGCTTCCTGCGGCGGCTCACCGCGCAACAACCATGCCGATCCGCTGGTACGGCCCCGCCGATCCCACCGACCCCACCTACCGCCACTTCGAGCGGATCGTGAACCTCACCCTGCACGGCATGGCCTTCGCCGCCATCAACAGCGGGCTCTGGGTGGTGCAGGGTCTGCGCCACCCCTGGAACCATCTGGGCTGGCTGAGCCTGGGCTGGGGGGGGCTGTGGCTGGTGCATCTGTGCGTGGTGCTGAGCCGGCGACCGCCCGCTTCCGATGGGGCTACACCATGAGCAGTTCCCCTTGCCCCCTGCGGCCATGACGCTCTCGGCCACCGAGATCGAAGACCTCCGCCAGGCCCTCGCCGAGCGGCTCTACCTGCAGATCGCCGGCTGGCATCTCTATCTGGGCGATGCGGGCCTCGATGGCCCGTTGGCGATCGAATGTGCCGCCCGGCTGGACCAGGGGGCCGGGGTGTGCGCCCGCCAGGCGCTGGAGGCGGTGCAGGTGCCGATCGGTGGCGGCTCCAGCCGCCTGCCGCTGGCGCGGCTGATCCCCCCTGGGCAACTGCGCGACCTCGAAGATGTGCTCGACGGCTTCAGCCACTGAAGTTCGGCGACAAGCCGGGCGCAAAGGCAAGGCTGCGCATAAGGTTGCTGCCACCGCAGGCGCCGGATGCTGGTCATCGAGGTCACCAACGCCCGCGAGGTGGTCCGTCAGCGCATCGGCCGTCTGGGTGGGCGGCTGATCGGCAAGGTGGTCGACGCTGAAGCCCAGGTGGAGAAGGCCTTGATCCAGGAGCTGGAAACCGCCTTCCGCGAGTTCGGCATCGAAGCCCGCATCTTCTCGATCGACGGGCCCACGATGGTGGGCCGCAGCCACATCGAGGTGCCCGTTCAGGTGCGGGAGGAACGGCAGGTGCGGCTCAAGAGCGGCGCCTGAGCCGCTGCAGCACCTGCTGGCTGAGCTGGCGCGCTTCCGGCACCCCGGCCGAGGTGGCCAGCACCCCGTAGACCACGAAGGCCAGGGAAGCACTGAGCCCGCACTCCAGCAACTGGCCGATCAGGCCGGCCGGCCAGGGCACGCCGATTGAGAGCAGCCAGGCAACAAGACCGGCCCCCACTGCCGCCAGCAGCAACAGCAGGCTGTCGCGGCCCCACTGACGCAGGGGCAGCTGGCCGAGGCGATTCTGGAGGGCGAGCAGCAACCCCAGGCAGGTGAGCACGTTGACAGCGACGGTGGCCATCACCAGCCCAGCAGCGCCGGAGTTGATCGCCGGCAACTGCAGGCCCCAGGGAGTGGGCCCTCCGACGAACAACCAGCAGAAGACCACGTTGAAGCCGATCCCGGCCAGGGAGAAACGGAACGGTGTGGTGCCATCACCAAGGGCATAGAAGACGCGCACGATCACGTCGCGGCCGAGGTAAGCGGGCATGCCCACCCCATAGGCGATCAGCAGGCTGGTCACCAGCTGGGCCGCCTCCACGTCGAAGGCTCCCCGCTTGTAGATCAAGGCCACGATCGGGCCGGCCAAGCCCACCATCAAGGCCCCCAACGGCAACATGCTGGCGTTGGAGAGCATCAACCCCTGACGGATGCGGCCCACCAGGGCTGGCCGGTCGGCCGGGTCTGTGAGCCTGGAGAGCACCGGCAGCAACGGCACCAGCAAGGCGTTCGAGATCAAGCCCAGCGGTGTCTGCACCAGGAGGTTGGCGTAGCCCAGACCGGCCGCCGCACCCACCATCCCCGAAGCGAAGAACAGGCTGGTGAACACATTGATCTGCAACATCCCGGAGGAGAGCGTGGCCGGCGCCATCACCTGCAACACCTCCTGCACACCGGGGTGGTGCCAGTCCCACACAAGCTGGAAGCGATGCAGCCCCTGCTTCGCCAGGGCCGGCAGCTGGATCAGCCACTGCAGTACGGCACCGAGTGTGGTGGTGCCCGCCAGCACCACCCCGCCGAGCACGGCCGTGGCCGGCAGGCCGATCTCCGGGCCTACCAGCCACCAGAGCGCGCCGATGCCGCCGATCATCGCCACGCTGGAAACAAGTGGGCTCACCGAGGGCAGCCAGAAGACATCGGCGGCGTTGAGAGCCCCGAAACCCAGGCCAATCAAGCCAGCGAACAGAGCCATCGGCGCCATCCAACGCAACTGGAGCACGGCGATCGCGTGGCGCTCCCCCTCCAGGCCCGGGCCCACCAGGCTGATCAGCGGATCGGCAGCCAGCACCAGCAGCACGGTCACGCCCAGCAGACCCACTCCCACGAGC
It encodes the following:
- the glyA gene encoding serine hydroxymethyltransferase, which gives rise to MTDSSGEALNHSLASGDPAIAALIGKEQERQQHHLELIASENFTSRAVMEAQGSVLTNKYAEGLPHKRYYGGCEHVDAIEELAIARARQLFGADWANVQPHSGAQANFAVFLALLQPGDTILGMDLSHGGHLTHGSPVNVSGKWFKAVHYGVSPDTEQLDFAHIRELALEHRPKLIICGYSAYPRTIDFAAFRAIADEVGAYLLADMAHIAGLVAAGVHPSPVPHCHVVTTTTHKTLRGPRGGLILTGDAAFGRQFDKAVFPGSQGGPLEHVVAAKAVAFGEALQPAFRAYSQQVVVNAKAMAARLMERGIRVVSGGTDNHLVLLDLRSVGLTGKVADLLVSDVNITANKNTVPFDPESPFVTSGLRVGSAALTTRGFDAEAFVEVADVIADRLLHPEDAVVELRCRERVRALCSRFPLYGPVRVAQPV
- a CDS encoding cytochrome-c oxidase; this encodes MLVIEVTNAREVVRQRIGRLGGRLIGKVVDAEAQVEKALIQELETAFREFGIEARIFSIDGPTMVGRSHIEVPVQVREERQVRLKSGA
- the murJ gene encoding murein biosynthesis integral membrane protein MurJ, which translates into the protein MVKSLRRIALIVGLATALSKVAGLLRQLVIAAAFGVGAAYDAYNYAYVLPGFLLILLGGINGPFHSAMVSVLARRPRQEGAHVLAAINTLVGVGLLGVTVLLVLAADPLISLVGPGLEGERHAIAVLQLRWMAPMALFAGLIGLGFGALNAADVFWLPSVSPLVSSVAMIGGIGALWWLVGPEIGLPATAVLGGVVLAGTTTLGAVLQWLIQLPALAKQGLHRFQLVWDWHHPGVQEVLQVMAPATLSSGMLQINVFTSLFFASGMVGAAAGLGYANLLVQTPLGLISNALLVPLLPVLSRLTDPADRPALVGRIRQGLMLSNASMLPLGALMVGLAGPIVALIYKRGAFDVEAAQLVTSLLIAYGVGMPAYLGRDVIVRVFYALGDGTTPFRFSLAGIGFNVVFCWLFVGGPTPWGLQLPAINSGAAGLVMATVAVNVLTCLGLLLALQNRLGQLPLRQWGRDSLLLLLAAVGAGLVAWLLSIGVPWPAGLIGQLLECGLSASLAFVVYGVLATSAGVPEARQLSQQVLQRLRRRS
- a CDS encoding DUF3181 family protein; this translates as MTLSATEIEDLRQALAERLYLQIAGWHLYLGDAGLDGPLAIECAARLDQGAGVCARQALEAVQVPIGGGSSRLPLARLIPPGQLRDLEDVLDGFSH